The DNA sequence TTCGCATCGCGGATCAACCGGCAGATTCTCTACGTAACTGAGGACTTCATTCACAGTCTTCCTCCTAAGCATCCATTGCTTGCCCTTCTCGACGGCAAATCAATGATAGATGGCAAAGAGACCTATTACATTTGCCGCAACTTCATCTGCGAATTGCCGACGACGGACGCCGCGGCGGCCTATGCACGAGTTGTGAAGCCGTGGGAGGATCCAATACGGAAACAGAGATAACCGCGCACCCGTTCCGCGTGCTACACGAAGATTCCTCCGGCACGAGCGCGCGCAGAACTGTTCTTTCTACCGAACACGGCGACATTCACACTCCGCACTTCTTTCCCGTCGGAACACTGGGTGTCGTCAAGACATTGACACCGCGCGAGCTTCATGAATCCAATGTGCAGGCGATGCTGTCCAACAGCTATCACCTGTACCTCCGACCCGGTCTGGACATTCTGAAACAAGCCGGCGGCTTGCATCGTTTCATGAAGTGGGACAGACCGATTCTCACCGACTCCGGTGGTTTTCAGGTTTTTTCACTCGCAGAGATTCGCAAAGTACACCAAGACGGCGTCCGTTTTCAATCGCACTTGGACGGCAGTTATCACGAATTCACGCCCGAATCCGTCGTCAACATACAGCGCCACATCGGCAGCGATATCATGATGGTGCTTGACCTTTGTCCGCCCTATCCATGCTCGCATGGACAGGCTGATGAATGGAATCGACTGACTGTAAAGTGGGCGAGAATGGCACAAGTAGCCGAACTCGAACAACCGTTGCTCTACGGCCATCGCCAAAACCTCTGGGGTATCGTACAAGGCTCCACTTATCCCGATTTGCGCCGCGAGTCTGCTGCCGCGCTAATCGACTTGAACTTCCCCGGTTACGCCATTGGTGGAATGGCCGTTGGCGAGCCCAAAAGCATCTTTAACGAACTCGTGCCGCTTACAGCTGATTTGCTGCCAAAGGACAAACCGCGCTATCTGATGGGAGTTGGCTTTCCGGAAGACTTGCTGCGTTGCGTCTCATGGGGAATTGACTTCTTTGATTGCGTTCTTCCTACGCGCAACGGCCGCAACGGTTGCGCATTCACCTGGAACGGCCGCGTCATCATCAAAGCCGCCCGACACAAAGAGTCATTTTTTCCACTTGATGACTCCTGCGGCTGCTACACCTGTCAAACCTATGATCGCGCGTATCTCCGCCATCTCTTCGTCTGTGACGAATTGCTCGGATTACGACTGATTTCTTTGCACAATGTCCATTTCTATCAAGACCTGATGCGGCAGATCCGGACACACATCGAAGCCGGTGACTTTAAGTCGTGGCTCGAATCCGTCCTGCCGACTGTTGAACAAAAAGATTCCTAAACCGGAGGCAAAATGCCCAACCTATTCACGTCACCTGTTTTCTATCCCCTTCTTCAAGCCGAAGGCCAGCAGGCTCCAAGTATGCTCGGCGCATTACTGCCGTTTGTGCTCATCATCGTCGTCATGTACTTCCTGATGATTCGGCCCCAGCAAAAAAGGCAGAAAGCACACGCCGCCATGCTCGCTGCGTTGAAGCAGGGCGACGAAGTCGTCACCATGGGCGGAGTTTACGGCACGATTGCCGGCATCGATGAGAAAGAGAATACAATGTGGCTGAAGATAGCAAACGAAGTCAAAATCAAGGTCGAACGCAGTTCCATCGCGCGCGTCATCAGCGCCTGATTAAACGCCTTCGCCGGTACGAAACTACAACGATGAACAAGCCCTTCGACGAGACGACAGAAACCCACAAAGTTATCATCTACGGTCATCCGACGCTGCGCAAGCGCGCGGCCGATGTTACCGTCTTTGACGATAACCTGCGCCGGTTTGCGCGCGAGATGTTTGCCACCATGGAGGAATACGAAGGCGTCGGACTTGCCGCGCCGCAGGTGGACAGGTCTGTCCGCCTGATTGTCGTCGGCATTCCTGATGAAGAACGCGAAGACATGTTCTTTATGGCCGCGGTCAATCCCGTTGTCAAGGAATCCTCGGGCACACTCGATTACGAAGAAGGATGCTTGTCTATTCCGGATATTCGTGAAACCGTCACGCGGCCGGAGTCCATTACCGTCGAATACGACACTCTCGAAGGTGAACACAAAACGTTGCACGCGTCGGGGATGCTCGCCCGTGTCCTGCAGCACGAAATCGATCACCTGAACGGGATTCTCTTCATTGACCACCTCTCTCCGGTTCGCCGTGCCTTGTTGAGCAGCAAGCTTAAACGCCTCGAACGCGAATCGCAGGAGTCCTGACAGTGCGTGTTGCCTTTTGCGGCAATCCGGCTTTTGCGTTGCCTACTCTTGAAGCGTTGCTGCAAAGTGCCCATGAAGTCGTTGCCGTCATTTCAAGCCCTGACCGGCCGCAGGGACGCGGACGCAAGCTCGCGCCCATGCCCGTCAAGAAGTTCGCATTGGAGAAGGATCTACCGGTCCTCACTCCTCAAAAACTTAGAGACCCGGACTTTCTGCTTGAACTGACCGGCCTGAACCTCGATGCGCTCATCGTCGTTGCCTTTCGAATCCTGCCGCATGAGATGTTCACTTTGCCGCGTTGGGGCGCGCTCAATGTCCACCCCAGCCTGCTTCCGAAAGGGCGCGGTCCGGCTCCGATTCAATGGACTCTGCTTCGAGGTGAAACCGAAACTGGTGTCTCTATAATCCGGCTGACAGAAGAGATTGACGGCGGCGGTATCCTCGACCAGCGGAGGACTCCCGTTCAAAGCCATGAGAGTTTCGGTGACCTGCATGATCGTCTTGCACGCATGGGTGCCGGCATGCTTGTTGAAGTCCTGGATGCTCTTGAGTCCGGAATCAGTCTCCAGCCCGTCATGCAGGACGAGTCGCAAGTCACCACCGCGCGGAAGCTTAAGCCGGAAGATTACTTGCTGAACTTTAATCTGCCGGCAACCGATCTCCTGAACAGAATTCGTGCATTTGCTCCGTTCCCCGGAGCAATTGCCAAGGCCGGTCAATTCAGCCTGAAGATTCTGTCCGCTCAGATCGACTCTGAGGCAAGCCCGATTCCCGCGGCGCAACTCAAGCTATTCCATGACTCTATGAGCATTGGAACGGCCGACCATCCCCTCTCGTTAAAGTATGTGAAACCTTCCGGAGGCAAGGCCATG is a window from the bacterium genome containing:
- the tgt gene encoding tRNA guanosine(34) transglycosylase Tgt, whose amino-acid sequence is MTAHPFRVLHEDSSGTSARRTVLSTEHGDIHTPHFFPVGTLGVVKTLTPRELHESNVQAMLSNSYHLYLRPGLDILKQAGGLHRFMKWDRPILTDSGGFQVFSLAEIRKVHQDGVRFQSHLDGSYHEFTPESVVNIQRHIGSDIMMVLDLCPPYPCSHGQADEWNRLTVKWARMAQVAELEQPLLYGHRQNLWGIVQGSTYPDLRRESAAALIDLNFPGYAIGGMAVGEPKSIFNELVPLTADLLPKDKPRYLMGVGFPEDLLRCVSWGIDFFDCVLPTRNGRNGCAFTWNGRVIIKAARHKESFFPLDDSCGCYTCQTYDRAYLRHLFVCDELLGLRLISLHNVHFYQDLMRQIRTHIEAGDFKSWLESVLPTVEQKDS
- the yajC gene encoding preprotein translocase subunit YajC; this translates as MPNLFTSPVFYPLLQAEGQQAPSMLGALLPFVLIIVVMYFLMIRPQQKRQKAHAAMLAALKQGDEVVTMGGVYGTIAGIDEKENTMWLKIANEVKIKVERSSIARVISA
- the def gene encoding peptide deformylase encodes the protein MNKPFDETTETHKVIIYGHPTLRKRAADVTVFDDNLRRFAREMFATMEEYEGVGLAAPQVDRSVRLIVVGIPDEEREDMFFMAAVNPVVKESSGTLDYEEGCLSIPDIRETVTRPESITVEYDTLEGEHKTLHASGMLARVLQHEIDHLNGILFIDHLSPVRRALLSSKLKRLERESQES
- a CDS encoding methionyl-tRNA formyltransferase; translation: MRVAFCGNPAFALPTLEALLQSAHEVVAVISSPDRPQGRGRKLAPMPVKKFALEKDLPVLTPQKLRDPDFLLELTGLNLDALIVVAFRILPHEMFTLPRWGALNVHPSLLPKGRGPAPIQWTLLRGETETGVSIIRLTEEIDGGGILDQRRTPVQSHESFGDLHDRLARMGAGMLVEVLDALESGISLQPVMQDESQVTTARKLKPEDYLLNFNLPATDLLNRIRAFAPFPGAIAKAGQFSLKILSAQIDSEASPIPAAQLKLFHDSMSIGTADHPLSLKYVKPSGGKAMPVAEYLRGRPQLPERFD